Within bacterium, the genomic segment GACCGGCTGCCGAGCATGTTGGCGATCATCGGTGTCCTCGTCGTCATCTTCGCCGTGGTGGGAGGCTACGCCTACACCAAAGGCCCCTTCTCCGTGCTCTTCCAGCCGGCGGAGCTGATCATCATCATCGGCGCCGCGATCGGCATCGTCCTGCTGGGCTCGCCGCCGAAGGTGCTCAAGCATCTGCTGCGCGCCCTGCCCGTGGTCTTCAAGGGCTCGCCCTACACCAAGGCCACCTACCTCGAGCTGCTGAAGATGCAGTTCGAGGTCTTCTCGAAGATCCGCAAGGGCGGCCTGCTCGCGATGGAAGAGGACGTCGGCGATCCGCACAACAGCCCGATCTTCAAGAACTATCCCAAGTTCCTCGCCAACGAGCACGCGGTGCGCTTCTTCTGCGACTCGATGAAGCTGCTCATCGACGGCACGGACGTCGGCGAGGTCGAGCACATCATGCAGTCCGACCTGGCCACACAGCAGGAGGAGGGCCAGCTGCCGGCCGGCGTCCTGCAGGCCGTCGGCGACGCCATGCCGGGCCTGGGCATCGTCGCCGCCGTGCTCGGCATCATCGTCACCATGCAGCACCTGGACGGTCCGCCCGAGCAGCTGGGCAAGCACGTGGCGGCGGCCCTCGTCGGCACCTTCCTGGGCATCCTCGTGTCCTACGGCTTCTTCCAACCGCTGGGGACCGCCGTGGGCGCGCTGGCCCGCGACGAGCACAAGTACCTTCAGTGCATGATGATCGGCCTGAGCTGCTCCACGGGCGGCACTTCACCGGGCACCAGCGTCGAGCAGGCGCGCCGCGTGATCTACGCCGCGGATCGGCCCAGCGCCGAGGAGCTGGAGGCGGCCATCACCGAGCTGAAGACGGCCAAGACCTAGGCCCGAGGAGCGGCGAGCGTGTCCGGCAAACAGGAGAAGGGCAGCCGGCGACGGGGCGGCCACGTGGGCGGGCACCACGGCGGCGGCCATCACGGCGGCGCCTGGAAGGTGGCCTACGCCGACTTCACGACGGCGATGATGGCGTTCTTCATGCTCATGTGGATCCTCGCCGCCAGCTCGCCCAAGCAGAAGCACGCCATCGCCCAGTACTTCCGCAACGAGGGTCCCTTCCAGGACGGCGGCTCCACGATGACCGGCGATTTCGAAGGGGGGCCCGCCTTCCTCGACATGCCGCCGGCCGCGCGCATCCTCGAGGAGACGAAGGCGCTCGAGCAGCTCGCGCAGCAGCTCGATGCATCCCTGACGGGCAAGGGCCCCAAGGGGGAGGGCGAGGGCGACGGTGCCGGGGGCCTCAAGGATCAGGTCAAGATCAGCGTCGGCGACGACGGCCTCGTCATCGAGATCGCCGACGATCCCCAGGACGAGCTCTTCGCCGTCGGGGGCGCCATGATGAACCCCGACTTCGAGAGGATCCTCGACGCCGTGGCCGCGCACCTGAAGACCCTGCCCAACGCCGTGCGCCTGGAGGGCTACACGGACGCGCGCCAGTATCCCAGCGGCGCGGGCTACACGAACTGGGAGCTGTCCACGGATCGCGCGAACGCGGCTCGCCGCCGCCTGGAGACGCACGGGCTTGCCCGCGCGCGTTTCGAGAGCGTGGTCGGTTACGGGGACGGTCGCCTGGCCGTGCCCGCCGAGCCGCTGGCGCCGGGCAACCGACGCATCACGATCACTGTTCTGCGCAAGACGCCCGTCCCGCCGCCCACCGCCGGTCCCATCGAGGCGCCCGTGCAGGGTTTCCGGCCTCTGGGCGAGCCCTACATTCCCGCGGAGCAGACGCAGCCGCCCGAGTCCAGCGCCCCTGGGCGAGCGGCCTCCCAACCGGGCAAGCCGACCGAGCACGGCACGGCGCCGGCAGAGGCGGGGGGCGCCGGGCACGCCGGGCACTGAGCCGGGCGCGCGCGGGGCGCTGCCTAGCCCTCGACCAGCTCGATGCGCTCGGCGCTGATCAGCGGCTGGGCCGTGAGCCGGCGCCGGGCGTCGAGCACGGCGGCGATCGTCCCCTCGACGGCGCCCTCTCCCTTCAGCTCGTACTCGTGCACCGGCGCGTAGGCCTCGACGCCCCTGGCCGCCGGATCGACCTTCTCGTGCTCCGTGTAGCCCAAGAGGCGGGCGCCGGCGGGCAGCGCGGCCAGCAGGGCCTTGATCTCCGCGGCCTGCGGCCGCGTGAAGGCGTGGACGGCGAAGCGGAAGCGGCCCCCGCGCACGGCTCTCTCGGCGGCCAGGCGCAGGCCCGCCTCGCGCTCCAGGCGCGGGAGCTGCTCCCGCAGGCGCTCGGTGAGCGCGCGGCTGACGACGAAGTGGGTGAGCCGGCCCTTGCCCGTCACCAGCTCGCGCAGGGTCTCGCCCAGGGAGCCGTGCTCCAGCTCCTCCTCGTGGCCGATCAGGGCGCTGCCGGCCTCGCCGCAGCCGATCTGCAGCCCGACGATCAGGCCGCGGCAGACCTCCGCGTCGCCAGCGAGCACCAGCTCGCAGTAGTCCGGTGTCGGGGTGGGCTCTTCGGGACCGCCCGTGCGCGTGCTCACGGCGCGACCTCCTAGCGGAAGAAGATGAAGGTGACGAGGACGAAGACCGGGATCAGGAAGGGGATCGAGTAGCGCAGCATGTAGCCGAAGAAGCTCGGCATCGGCACGCCCGCCTCCTCGGCGATCGACTTGATCATGAAGTTGGGCGCGTTGCCGATGTAGCTGTTCGCGCCCATGAACACGGCGCCGGCCGAGATCGCCATCAGGTCGGCGATGAAGGCCTCGTTGCGCGCCGCCTCGCCGGCGTAGCCGAGCAGGCCCGGCACCGCGCTCTCGCTCTGGCCGAGGCTGCCCAGGGCCGTGTTGTAGAAGGTCAGGTAGGTGGGCGCATTGTCGAGGAAGCTCGACAGGCTGCCCGTCGCCCAGAAGTAGTGGGCCGGCTCGCGCACCGCGCGGATCAGCCCCGCCAGCGCGCCGTGCTCGCCGGCCTGCAGGATAGCGAGGGCAGGAATAATCGTCACGAAGATGCCCGCGAAGAGGTAGGCGACCTCCTGGATCGGCGCCCAGGTGAAGCCATTCTGCGCGCGGATCGCCTTGCGCGTGGTGGCGAGCGAGAGCACGCCCATCAGGATGAGGATGCCGTCGCGCACCCAGTTCTGCAGGTCGACGCCGACGTGGCCGTAGATCGGCAGGTGGGGCAGCTTGGCGTAGCCGGAGTAGATGACGCCGCCCATGACCCCGAGCAGGAAGAGCAGGTTGTGGGCGCCCTCGATGCGCAGGCCGGCCTCGCCGGGTGCGGCGGCCGGGCGCTCCGTCTCGCGGGCGTAGTGCCAGCGATCGAAGACGTAGAAGATCGCTAGCAGGACGAGCGTCACGAAGCCGGTGACCGCGAGCAGCGCCTTCGTCACCCAGAAGAAGGGCACGCCGTGCAGGAAGCCGAGGAAGAGCGGCGGGTCGCCGAGCGGCGTCAGCGAGCCGCCGATGTTCCCGATCAGGAAGATGAAGAAGGCCACCACGTGCACCTGGCGCCGCCGCCAGGCGTTCGCGCGCAGGACGGGCCGGATCATCACCATCGAGGCGCCGGTGGTGCCGATCCAGGAGGCGAGCACGGTGCCGATCAGGAGCAGCAGCGTGTTCACGGCCGGGGTGCCGCGCAGGGCGCCACCCACGAAGATGCCGCCCGCGATCGTGAACAGCGCCCAGAGCAGGATGATGAAGGGGATGTAGTCGATCAGCGCGATGTGCAGCAGCGACTGCAGGGCCTGCCCGCGATAGGCGATCAGGAAGGGCACGGCCAGGATGAGCGCCCAGGCGGCCGAGACCTTCGGGAAGTGGTGGTGCCAGAAGTGCGGCGCGAGCAGGGGGAAGAGCGCGATCGAGAGCAGGATGCCCACGAAGGGCAGCACGCTCCAGAGCGGCAGCGTTTCGCCGAGCGCGGGCGGCTGGTGGCCGGCGGCCGCCGCGGGGGCAGCGGCCTCCGGGTGACCGGCGCTGGCGAAGGCGGGCGCCGCGAGGGCAACGCCGAGGAGGAGCAGGCAGGCCAAGCGGACCAGGGGCGAGCGGGAAACGAGCTGCCGAGCTGGCATCGCGGCCTCCGGAAGAGGCGCCGCGCGCGGGGGCCCCGCGACGGCGAACGCGGCAAGGTAGACCATCGCGCCGGGCCGGGTCAACCGGCGACGCGGCGGGTCCGGCGACTCGCCGCTTCGCAACTCGACATCCCAGCGGGCTTTTGCTATAGAATCTCGGGCTCGGTTCCGGCCCCGGGGCCGGATCCCGCGCCTTTGTGCCCGGCAACCAACTCGTCAAGAAGCACGAATCGTCTTTCGCTGGAGGGTCGTGATGACCGACGTCCTGCTGTCCTGCCCGCGCAGGCTCGGCTCCCGGGGCGCCCGGCGCCTCGCCGCGCTCGCTGTCCTGCTCCCCCTGCTGATCGGCGGTCTGGGGCTCGCCCTGCCTGCCCCCGTCCAGGCCTCGACGGCCGCTGGCTCCGGCGAGGCGAGCCGCCCCGTCCACCACGGCGGCGAGGCCGCGCTCGTGCTGCCCGAGCTGGGACAGGCGGACTTCCTCGGCCTGTCGGGCCAGACCCTCCTCACCTTCGGCCTGCTCGCCTCCCTGCTCGGGCTGGTCTTCGGGCTGGTGATCTACCAGCAGATCAAGCACATGCCCGTGCACCGCTCGATGCGCGAGATCGGCGAGCTCATCTACGAGACCTGCAAGACCTACCTGCTCACGCAGGGGCGCTTCCTGCTCATCCTCTGGGCCTTCATCGGCGCGATCATCCTGCTCTACTACGGCCTCCTGCAGCACTTCTCGATCGTGAAGTTGCTCGTGATTCTGATCTTCAGCCTGATCGGCATCGGCGGCAGCTACGCCGTCGCCTGGTTCGGCATCCGGATCAACACCCTCGCCAACGCGCGCACGGCCTTCGCGAGCCTCAGGGGCAAGCCCTTCCCGCTGCATGCGATTCCGCTCAGGGCCGGCATGAGCATCGGCATGGCGCTGATCAGCGTCGAGCTCCTGATCATGCTCTTCATCCTGCTCTGGGTGCCGCGCGACTACGCCGGACCCTGCTTCATCGGCTTCGCGATCGGCGAGTCCCTCGGCGCCGCGGCGCTGCGCATCGCCGGCGGCATCTTCACGAAGATCGCCGACATCGGCTCGGACCTGATGAAGATCGTCTTCAACATCAAGGAAGACGACGCCCGCAACCCCGGCGTCATCGCCGACTGCACGGGCGACAACGCCGGCGACTCGGTGGGCCCCACGGCCGACGGCTTCGAGACCTATGGCGTCACGGGCGTCGCGCTGATCTCCTTCATCCTGCTCGCCGTGCACGACCCGCTGGTCCAGGTGCAGCTCCTGGTCTGGATCTTCGCGATGCGCGTGATGATGGTGATCGCCTCGGGCGGCTCCTACCTGATCAACAACGCGATCGTCCACGCCAAACACGGGCGCGCCGACAAGATGAACTTCGAGCACCCGCTGACCCAGCTCGTCTGGCTGACTTCGATCGTCTCGATCGTGCTCACCTACCTGGTCTCGAAGCTGCTCATCGGGAACATCGGCGACGGCAGCCTCTGGTGGAAGCTATCGACGGTGATCACCTGCGGCACCCTGGCCGGGGCGGTGATCCCCGAGTTCGTCAAGGTGTTCACCTCCACCGGCTCGCGGCACGTGAAGGAAGTGGTGACTTCGGCCCGCGAGGGCGGGGCGTCGCTGGGCATCCTGTCCGGCTTCGTGGCCGGCAACTTCAGCGCCTTCTGGCTGGGCAGCGCGATTCTCGGCCTAATGGCCATCGCTTTCGCCGCCTCGACCGCCGGGCTGGGCGCTCTCATGCTGGCGCCGGCCGTCTTCGCCTTCGGCCTGGTCGCCTTCGGCTTCCTCGGCATGGGCCCGGTGACGATCGCGGTGGATTCCTACGGCCCGGTCACGGACAACGCGCAGTCGGTCTACGAGCTGTCGACGATCGAGCAGATCCCGGGCGTCGCCAAGGAGATCGAGCAGGAGTTCGGCTTCAAGCCCAACTTCGAAAACGCCAAGGCGATGCTCGAGGAGAACGACGGCGCCGGCAACACCTTCAAGGCGACCGCGAAGCCGGTCTTGATCGGCACCGCCGTCGTCGGCGCGACGACGATGATCTTCTCGATCATCATGGTCCTGACCAACGGCCTCGCCGAGAACCTGGACAAGCTCTCGCTGCTCAACGCGCCCTTCCTGCTCGGCCTCGTCGCCGGCGGCGCCGTGATCTACTGGTTCACGGGCGCCTCGACGCAGGCCGTCTCGACCGGCGCCTACCGCGCCGTCGAGTACATCAAGGCGCACATCCGGCTCGAGGGCGCGACGAAGGCCTCGGTGGCGGACAGCAAGAAGGTCGTCGAGATCTGCACGCAGTACGCCCAGAAGGGCATGTTCAACATCTTCCTTGCCGTCTTCTTCATGACGCTGGCCTTCGGCTTCTTCGACCCCTTCTACTTCATCGGCTACCTGATCTCGATCGCGCTCTTCGGTTTGTACCAGGCCATCTTTATGGCGAATGCCGGCGGCGCCTGGGACAACGCGAAGAAGATCGTCGAGACGGACCTGAAGGAGAAGGGCACGGCGCTGCACGCGGCGACCGTGATCGGCGACACGGTGGGCGATCCCTTCAAGGACACCTCCTCGGTCGCCATGAACCCGGTGATCAAGTTCACGACGCTCTTCGGCCTGCTCGCCGTCGAGCTGGCCGTCTCGATGGCCGTCGAGAACAGCACCTTGACGCACGTGCTGGGCGCGGTCTTCTTCCTCGTCGCCCTCGTCTTCGTCTGGCGCTCGTTCTACTC encodes:
- a CDS encoding sodium-translocating pyrophosphatase, translated to MTDVLLSCPRRLGSRGARRLAALAVLLPLLIGGLGLALPAPVQASTAAGSGEASRPVHHGGEAALVLPELGQADFLGLSGQTLLTFGLLASLLGLVFGLVIYQQIKHMPVHRSMREIGELIYETCKTYLLTQGRFLLILWAFIGAIILLYYGLLQHFSIVKLLVILIFSLIGIGGSYAVAWFGIRINTLANARTAFASLRGKPFPLHAIPLRAGMSIGMALISVELLIMLFILLWVPRDYAGPCFIGFAIGESLGAAALRIAGGIFTKIADIGSDLMKIVFNIKEDDARNPGVIADCTGDNAGDSVGPTADGFETYGVTGVALISFILLAVHDPLVQVQLLVWIFAMRVMMVIASGGSYLINNAIVHAKHGRADKMNFEHPLTQLVWLTSIVSIVLTYLVSKLLIGNIGDGSLWWKLSTVITCGTLAGAVIPEFVKVFTSTGSRHVKEVVTSAREGGASLGILSGFVAGNFSAFWLGSAILGLMAIAFAASTAGLGALMLAPAVFAFGLVAFGFLGMGPVTIAVDSYGPVTDNAQSVYELSTIEQIPGVAKEIEQEFGFKPNFENAKAMLEENDGAGNTFKATAKPVLIGTAVVGATTMIFSIIMVLTNGLAENLDKLSLLNAPFLLGLVAGGAVIYWFTGASTQAVSTGAYRAVEYIKAHIRLEGATKASVADSKKVVEICTQYAQKGMFNIFLAVFFMTLAFGFFDPFYFIGYLISIALFGLYQAIFMANAGGAWDNAKKIVETDLKEKGTALHAATVIGDTVGDPFKDTSSVAMNPVIKFTTLFGLLAVELAVSMAVENSTLTHVLGAVFFLVALVFVWRSFYSMRIQTGRQA
- the motA gene encoding flagellar motor stator protein MotA yields the protein DRLPSMLAIIGVLVVIFAVVGGYAYTKGPFSVLFQPAELIIIIGAAIGIVLLGSPPKVLKHLLRALPVVFKGSPYTKATYLELLKMQFEVFSKIRKGGLLAMEEDVGDPHNSPIFKNYPKFLANEHAVRFFCDSMKLLIDGTDVGEVEHIMQSDLATQQEEGQLPAGVLQAVGDAMPGLGIVAAVLGIIVTMQHLDGPPEQLGKHVAAALVGTFLGILVSYGFFQPLGTAVGALARDEHKYLQCMMIGLSCSTGGTSPGTSVEQARRVIYAADRPSAEELEAAITELKTAKT
- a CDS encoding sodium:proton antiporter; amino-acid sequence: MPARQLVSRSPLVRLACLLLLGVALAAPAFASAGHPEAAAPAAAAGHQPPALGETLPLWSVLPFVGILLSIALFPLLAPHFWHHHFPKVSAAWALILAVPFLIAYRGQALQSLLHIALIDYIPFIILLWALFTIAGGIFVGGALRGTPAVNTLLLLIGTVLASWIGTTGASMVMIRPVLRANAWRRRQVHVVAFFIFLIGNIGGSLTPLGDPPLFLGFLHGVPFFWVTKALLAVTGFVTLVLLAIFYVFDRWHYARETERPAAAPGEAGLRIEGAHNLLFLLGVMGGVIYSGYAKLPHLPIYGHVGVDLQNWVRDGILILMGVLSLATTRKAIRAQNGFTWAPIQEVAYLFAGIFVTIIPALAILQAGEHGALAGLIRAVREPAHYFWATGSLSSFLDNAPTYLTFYNTALGSLGQSESAVPGLLGYAGEAARNEAFIADLMAISAGAVFMGANSYIGNAPNFMIKSIAEEAGVPMPSFFGYMLRYSIPFLIPVFVLVTFIFFR